In Novosphingobium resinovorum, the following are encoded in one genomic region:
- a CDS encoding efflux transporter outer membrane subunit has protein sequence MTRRISLAAPLLALALSACMGAGTPPKTVVPPAAGGAFAALPVASIEPVPEDWWRLYDDPQLDALVMASLAANADLRVAYANLDGARAALRQAQAARLPTTTVESALTLDNPSNQPSAASVSASDWDIAATASWDIDLFGRLRSGALAARADAEAQAAALDGVRVAVVADTVQAYVEFCAASRAITEAKSVAAAQDRSVALVKEQLAAGEVSPLEVSQVTALSASSRAAVAPFEAQRLNALYRIATLQGRPPAEARGFALACEAAPRLKGALPVGDGTALLLRRPDVREAERKLAAASARVGVARADFYPKVNLGGALGLLAGGFDAVASPLISWAFPNMAPARAKMAQALAFEQAALAGWDVAMLKALREVETGLASYDAEMRRNRDLAEAASQAQAYARRTAARVRYGDAAGLLQVDAERTLATARLARVQSDMALAQAEVTLFRALGGGWRGGAQAR, from the coding sequence CGCCGCTGCTGGCGCTTGCCCTGTCGGCCTGCATGGGTGCGGGGACGCCTCCGAAGACCGTGGTTCCGCCCGCTGCGGGCGGCGCTTTCGCGGCGCTTCCGGTCGCCTCGATAGAGCCGGTGCCGGAAGACTGGTGGCGGCTCTACGACGACCCGCAGCTCGACGCGCTCGTCATGGCCAGCCTTGCCGCCAACGCCGACTTGCGCGTGGCCTACGCCAACCTCGACGGCGCCCGCGCGGCCTTGCGGCAGGCGCAGGCGGCGCGCTTGCCGACGACCACGGTGGAAAGTGCGCTGACGCTGGACAATCCCAGCAACCAGCCGAGCGCCGCCTCGGTCTCCGCCAGCGACTGGGACATCGCCGCGACCGCCAGCTGGGACATCGACCTGTTTGGCCGCCTGCGCTCCGGGGCACTCGCCGCGCGCGCCGATGCCGAAGCGCAGGCCGCTGCGCTCGACGGCGTGCGGGTGGCGGTGGTTGCCGATACCGTACAGGCCTATGTCGAATTCTGTGCTGCCTCCCGCGCCATTACCGAGGCCAAGTCGGTCGCCGCCGCGCAGGATCGCTCGGTGGCGCTGGTGAAGGAGCAGTTGGCCGCAGGCGAGGTCTCGCCGCTGGAAGTCTCGCAAGTCACCGCGTTGTCGGCATCGTCGCGCGCGGCGGTCGCGCCTTTCGAGGCGCAGCGGCTGAACGCGCTCTACCGTATCGCCACGCTGCAGGGGCGTCCCCCGGCGGAGGCGCGCGGGTTCGCGCTGGCCTGCGAGGCTGCGCCGCGCCTCAAGGGTGCACTGCCCGTGGGCGACGGCACCGCGCTGCTGCTGCGCCGCCCCGACGTGCGCGAGGCGGAGCGCAAGCTGGCCGCCGCCAGCGCCCGGGTGGGCGTGGCGCGGGCGGACTTCTATCCCAAAGTCAATCTCGGCGGCGCGCTCGGCCTGCTGGCGGGCGGGTTCGATGCGGTCGCCTCGCCGCTGATCAGCTGGGCTTTCCCCAACATGGCCCCGGCGCGCGCAAAGATGGCGCAGGCCCTCGCGTTCGAACAGGCGGCGCTGGCCGGGTGGGACGTCGCTATGCTCAAGGCGCTGCGCGAGGTCGAGACCGGCCTCGCCAGCTACGATGCGGAGATGCGCCGCAACCGTGATCTTGCCGAGGCAGCGAGCCAGGCGCAGGCCTATGCACGGCGCACCGCCGCTCGCGTGCGCTATGGCGATGCTGCAGGATTGCTGCAGGTCGATGCGGAGCGCACCCTCGCCACCGCCCGGCTCGCCCGGGTGCAGAGCGACATGGCGCTCGCACAGGCAGAGGTAACACTGTTCCGCGCGCTCGGAGGTGGCTGGCGCGGCGGGGCGCAGGCGCGCTAG